In the genome of Streptosporangiales bacterium, the window ATCAGCGTGATCAACGGAGTGATGAACCCGTCCACCAGGGCCGTCACCACGGTGGTGAACGCGGCCCCGATGACGATGCCGACGGCCAGGTCGACGACGTTGCCGCGCATGACGAAGTCGCGGAAGCCCTTCATTGGTTCCCTCCTGGGACGGATGCGATCCAGGGAGGACCCTACCCGCGGCCGGTGGGGAGTCCGGTCAACGGAGGGTTACCGACAAGCGCGAGCCGGCGGCGCTGCGCGTGAGCGCCGCGGCCTGCTCGGGTGTGGTCGCCACGACCACCAGGGTGCCGCTGGCGGCACCGGTCTCGGTCGCCGGTTTCGACACCACCCGGACGCCCGCCGCGACCACCTTGGCGGGACCGGTGGCGTCGAGCCCGCCCGCCGTGCGGACGGCGAGGATGTCGACGAGGGCGCCGGGACGCAGCAGCGCGGCCACTCCGGGATCGGCGATGCGCACCGGGGTGCCGACCCTGCCCTCGCCGTACGCGGCGAGCGACGCGCCGACGAGCCGGACGTCGGTGAGCGGTTCGCCGCGCCGGACCGGGGCGGCGAGCACCTGGCCGACCAGCTCCGCGTCGTCGGTCACCGTGCCGTCGGGAACGGCGTCGGCGGGAAGGTCGCGGGTGGTGAGGTCGGCGGCCTGGAGGTCGGCGCCGGCAGACAGGTCGGTGGCCGCGACGATCACCGACGTGGTGGGCGGTGGTT includes:
- the cpaB gene encoding Flp pilus assembly protein CpaB — its product is MPPRATSGLRDLRRAVARHRRLLAAGLAAAATALALTALRPEPPPTTSVIVAATDLSAGADLQAADLTTRDLPADAVPDGTVTDDAELVGQVLAAPVRRGEPLTDVRLVGASLAAYGEGRVGTPVRIADPGVAALLRPGALVDILAVRTAGGLDATGPAKVVAAGVRVVSKPATETGAASGTLVVVATTPEQAAALTRSAAGSRLSVTLR